CCGTCTTCCAGTCTTCAAGTTTGAAATGTGGAGCGATGATAAACTTGTTCAGACGTTTTAAGTTGAGAATAAATCTCCAGCCTCCCGATGACTTTCTAATAACGAAATATGGAGATAAAAACTGATTTTCACAGTCTGAGACTCTTTCAATTGCCCCTCTCGTGAGAAGTCTAACTATCTCCTGAGCGCAAATTCGTTCTTCCAAAGTTGACAGGGAAACCGGAGGATCTTTGATTAGAGCGGGTGGATGTTGAATTAAAGGTAGTCTATAGCCGGCGATAGTTTCCAATATAGTCGGATCTGACGAGATCCGTTTCCAGTTAGAAAGGAAAACGGCTAACCTGCCGCCAATAACTACCTCGTTGACTACCTCCTCCTCGTCTGAGATCGGGAGCGGTGATACGATCGGCGACTGTTGCTCGGTGCCCCTGTCCTCTTCGTTGCCGATCTCGGATAACGTACAGGGGCGCAGAAGTTTCCCGAAGTAGACGGAGCGGGTCGCGTCAGTTGTTTGATGGGTTGCTGAACTCTCCTGGAAATAGCTAGCGTCGGTTTGATGATGTCTTTCGAGGACTTTTCCATGGACACTGCCTTTTTCATTTCTTCCCCAAAGGAAGCTCCAAACAAAAGATCGTCCACTGGAATGGTATCGGCAGTATGCTTGGCGTTTAGATTGAGGGATGGTGTAATTAAAGCCCTTCTGTTCAAGGAAGTGCGATAGAAAAGATCTGCAAGGATCTTTGCTCCCTCATTCACTTTGGCTACCGCTAAGCAGGCCTCAGAGCTCAGTGAGTTCTAGATATCCGACTTTAAGAAGTCCGAAATAGCTTCGCCTAAAGCGCACAAAGCTAGACCCGCCTGATCTTGAAGCCTCTTAGCGTAGTCATCCCGCTTCACCACAGAAGAATTTTTAAGCGCCACCTTGCACTCCTGATTTAAAGTGGGGGCCTTGAGGAAAAACAGAGGCTCATGAcaagtatattttttgaataacatTTCACGTTGATCTTGCGGGAGACCCTTGCGCGTTAAGTCGCGCCAGTTTTGAATTACAAGCTCATTCCAAAACAGCGTTTCGTTTCCTCCAAGCTCTGACCCAAATAACTGTCTAGTGAGAGGGTCTGCATTGTCCTCCACTGGAGCAGAAGGTGTCTGAAGGACGTCTTCCTCAATAGAAAACCGCCCCGGCTGTTCTACGGAAACATTATCCTCAGTTTCAGGGTTCTCACCTGCTGGATAGAGAGCAAAAAATCCCAAGTAGATGGAGGGGAAAAAACAGGATGTGTCGTCATGCCGCCTGTATTATTCAAATACAGAACCGGCAATATCAAACGCACCTGATAGTTCTGGGTTCGATGGTTCCTCTTGACGCACAAGGGGAGCCAAAGTATGATTTGAGTCAGCACTTAGATGGGGACTCATAGGAGTGCCAGATATTGAGTCAGTATGAAACCCAAAATCCTCCTGGGAAGCTGCCAAAGGTCTAAATGTCGATGGGGAGGGGCAGCTGGGCGCCCTAACCTCACTTCGTGACAGCATGTCCATTATACGCGACATTTTTCGCTCTAAAGCGGCAAAGCGATCCGGTGAGGGTGATCTTCTCCTCTTCCTGGACTTGTGGGATCTCCCCATACCTGAATAAAGGCtgaaaatactaaaaaaaaaaaggaaaacgcGAGAAGGCACGTGTTGAGTCTTCGCACAACAGGAAAAACAATGATAACCGCGAGTGTAGAGGGCCGCGCCTAGGTGACGTAGGCAGGCGGCGCCCTAGTCGAAAATTTTTCTAGCTTTAAAAAGGCCTGTTGAGGATAGCGCAGCGGGGACGCTACTACAActatccatccggacgagacgtTGCATAATCTGTGTTTTCCTCGCGCGCTCGTGACGGCACAGATTTATAACGAGCGTGGAAATGTGCGTACGGGCGAGTTGCATGCGAGATGGAACGCGGTGAGAACACGAAATTCGTCGTTGCAACGCGAACTCGCCGGCGAGTTGACGAAAAAAGTCGGTATCGCGATTCCGGAAGTCGGCTGCGGAATTAGGGAAATCGAAcatttccaacaatatttagcCGCGGAAAATGTCGCGATAATAGTTTACAATTCCGACACTTTTGGTCGCGGGGGTAAACCGTTATTCGACGGAACAGCGGTGCTAGCCTCTCTACATCGAGAACCTATAtctcgattaaatattttatttgtcgccGAATCGCGTCATTATAGcgtgattttaaatttaagagccGCTGCTGGAAGTAGAGGGTATTGCATTCCGTGCAACGTAGCTTATCGCAGTGACGCGAAAGGGCATCGATGCTCTAATAAATGCCCGCGTTGTAACATGGTTCCAACTTGCGAGAGATTCGAACATGAGCGAATACGCTGCACGGAATGTAATCgcgaattttttaatcgcgcGTGCCTCGAGCGTCATAGCGCGCAAAAATCGTACGACGGGCATTCGCTTCAAAGCGTTTGTAGCGTTATACGATTTTGCAGCGAGTGCGGTCGTGTAATCGAACGAAAGAAACAGCACGAATGCGGCGCGGCTTTCTGTTTCACGTGTCGATCTCACCAACCGCTAAATCATTATTGCTGCATGATGCCGATCAATCGAGCTTCGAGTAGCATCGTGGGTCGCTCTTTGGAAGAGCATTTCGATGATCAAAATGAGGATGAACACGTGTCGAAAACAGAAAACCGCTCCGCATTCGTGTTTTACGATTTCGAAACACGGCAGGATGAAACGCTTCGAGGTACCGctaatgtaaaaattcacgTGCCCACTCTCTGCGTCGCGCAGCAGATTTGCGAATCGTGCGCGGAAATAGAAGATATGTCGGTGCGGTGTCGTTGGTGCGGTATCCGCGAATTTACATTTCGTCACGATCCTGttaaagaatttgtaatttcGCGACGCGTCCGAcgacatatttaaaaaaaataatttgtattgctCATAACGCAAAATCGTTCGACGCGCAATTTATCCTCCGATATTTAGTAGAAAGCGGTATTTCAACAGAACCTCGTGTAATTTTGAGCGGTACAAAAGCATAGTACTAACGGTAGGAAATACGAAATTTATCGACAGTGTTAATTATATGCCGATGCGGTTATCCGAATTACCAAAGGCTTTCGGGCTAGCGAATACTTTGGATAAAGGCGTCTTTCcgcatttatttaacacaCTCGATAATCAATTCTATGTAGGACCGTTGCCGGGCGTCGAGTATTACTCTCCGGAAACTATGAATACGAAAGAACGCGAACAGTTTTTAGCATGGCACGACGAGTTAACTCGggcgaattatatttttgattttcaacTCGAGATATCGCGCTATTGTCGCAACGACGTGGATATTCTTAGACGAGCGTGCATGGCTTTTAGGAAAATTTTCCTGAGCGCGGAAAAGTATGCCCATTCAAGGAATGTACAACAATCGCTTCCACGTGTATAAgggtttttagaaaaaactttctGCGTGAAAGCGAGATTGGTATAATTCCATCGGGTGGGTACAGACACGCGAATACGCAATCGCGCAAAGCACTGCGTTGGCTGGTGTGGATGGAGCGAGAGCTCGGTCATCCCATTATTCACGCAGGGCGTACCCGCGAATATCGCGTACTCGACGGCACACTCGTCGAAGGATATTACGAATCGTTAGAAAACGGCGTAACGCGACATCACGTGTTTCAATTTTGCGGATGCTTTTGGCACGGTTGCCCGTCGTGCTTTAGAATCAACCGCGACAGTAACCTCTCCGTAAACAGCAAACGTAGGGATACGATCGATTTGCGTTATGAGCATACCGTCGCAACGACATATCGTCTTCGAAAACGCGGATACACGGTGACAGAGAAATGGGAGTGCGATTTCGATCGTGCGATAGCTGTAAATAGCGTAATGCGGGAATATTTACAGCACCATCAAATGGTTGAAAACGAACCGCTCAATCCGCGCAATGCGTTTTACGGCGGCCGTACGGGGAATGTCGCGACTCAATATGAAATTACGAGTACAGAGAAGATACGATACATCGATGTATGTTCTTTGTATCCGTATGTTTTAAAAACGGGTACTTTTCTGATTGGACATCTCACGGTGTATGTCGGGGAGGAATGTTCGGTGCTAATCGGAGAAGGCCCGAATTACAATTTCGACTCCGTCGAAGGCCTCGTACGTTGCAAAGTACTCGCACCGCGCGATCTCTTTCACCCCGTGTTACCGTATCGCGTACGCGGAAAATTGTTATTCGCGTTGTGCCGCAGTTGCTGCGAAACATTTTCACGCGAAGATTGTACACATGTGCCTTCCGAACGTGAATTTACGGGTACATGGGTATCGTGCGAATTGCGCAAAGCGCTTGAAAAAGGTTATTTCGTGTCGGAGGTTAGCGAGATTTGGCAGTACAACGCAACACGCTACGATCACGGTACGCGGCAGGGTGGATTATTCgccgaatatattaatacatttttaaaattaaaacaagaagCCAGCGGGTGGCCGAGTGAATGTACCGATGACGAGGCTAAAGAACGATATCTTCGCGATTACGAGGAAACCGAAGGTATCGTTCTCGAAAGTAACAATATCGCGAAAAATTCGGGATTACGTTCGGTCGCGAAGTTgtgtttaaattctttttggggGAAATTCGGCCAACGACCCAACCTAACGAATACCGAAATCGTAAAAACTCAGCAACGATTAGCGAGTTTGCTCACAAGCCCCAAACATGAAATAACCAAAATACTGCCGGTAAACGAAAATGCGATGTATGTTTCATGGCGACTGCGGGAAGAGGCCGACGTTCCCTCGCCTCTTACCAACGTCGTTTTAGCGGCGTACACGACGGCGCTAGCGCGATTagtgttgtataaatatttagaacgcTTAGATCgacgcgttttatattacgatacCGATTCTTGCATTTATGTAAGCAGCGATGATCCTTCCGAATACGAGCCGCGTACGGGTAATTTTTTGGGCGATATGACGAACGAACTCGAAAGCTATGGGTCTGGTAGTTACATCGAGGCGTTTGTATCCGGTGGCCCGAAATTTTATGCTTACGTTGTTCGCACACCGGAAGGACTCACGCACGAAGTTTGCAAAGTAAAGGGTATAACCCTAAACTTTGCAAACTCATgcttagttaattttaatagtataagagaattaatattgcaaaaagagCGAGAGGGACGAGAAGAGGAaagtgaagaagaagaagaagaaggaaagtCACATAGAACATCGATAAATCTACGTTTCAGAGCAATTCGGCGTACGGCTTTTCACGTGTTAATAACTCGCGACGAAGTGAAAGCTTGTACTCCTGTGCTATTGAAACGTAGATTTCTCAATAGTCGTTGTTCCGTTCCTTACGGTTACGcgattcgataatttttacagaattgtTCTTTTGCTGTCGACGGTTAGCGTGTGTTTTCcgactttatataaatagctttaagtagatttataaatttttgtaaaagtataaataaaaaatttttatatttaatttaagaaaatattgctagttttaaaatgtaaaatgtataattgtataaaaactatgtaaaaactatgaaaaatttaagaaataaaaacaaatatttttatttttctcaaatcatgtacttttattcgtaaaaataaatgttttctcgcataatttttcttaaagatttttcttcctcCTAACTTACTTTCTCGTATAAAACCCTCATTTTtttccgagaaaaaaaagcgcaaAGTAGCGTTTCCACTCTTGGACGCTGGCGCGAGCAATTTCGGTGGTTGCGCTTGTCCAGCGTCTCCGCGGACCGAATCAGCTTGTTCGAGTCCGCGAGTTGTACGCTAGCGCGGTTGCGCTTGTCCAGCGTCTCCGCGGACCGAATCAGCTTGTGCGAGTCCGCGAGTTGTACGCTAGCGCGAGCAAgcggtcgccgccgccgccgccgccgtcagTGGGTAGTAAGCTTATCGCGTCATAGTGTTTCGctgatttttttcgtttatgaAGGCGCGAGCGAACGGCGAAGAGTTCATTTCGCAAGATGGACATACGCTGGAAACATCCTTGGACGTCTATCGTCAGCGGTCCCACCGGATGCGACAAAACGGtctttgtaaaaacttttctcaaaTATCTATCCGAAATGGCCGATGTTTCTTTCCaaagagttttattttattacgccgaATGGCAGGATGCTTATCGACAACTTCAATACGcgtttgagaaaaaagaaaggaacgctgcgggaaaaataaagaaaaatgcaatcgAGTTTCGCGAGGGGTTGCCACAAGCGCATGATTATTCCCACGATCCTCTCACACCAAAGTTGGTGATAATTGACGATCTTATGAAAGAATCATCCTCGTGCGACGTCATCGTggatctttttacaaagggTAGTCACCATAAGAATCTCAGCGTTATACTTATCAtgcaaaatctatttcaccAGGGACGTTGTCAGCGCGACATATCGCTTAATACCAATTACATCGTCGTCTTCAAGAACCCGCGCGATCGCGCTCAAATTCGCCATCTCGCGCGACAGGTGTACCCCGATGACCCAAAGTTTCTAGAAGAAGCATACTTTGACGCAACCTCACGCCCCCACGgatatttattactcgatCTGAAACAATCGACTCCGGACAAATATCGATTTCGGACAAGCATCTTTCCCGACGATGCGTTGCGTTACGTCTACGTACCGCGCAGGTCGTTCTCCAGCGTATAAAAAGTATGCACCATCGCTCGCGTGACGACAGTTGCAAGTGACTTTCTCACGATGAAAGAAGCGGCGTCGGACGGTGCAACGAAAACCGCTAGACGTTCGATCGGAAAGAGAAACGTTTGTCTTCTAAAGGCGCTGTGTCATCTGAACAAAAATCAACGCAGCTCCTTCCTGCGAACCGCggacgaaaaatttattcgctgtATTTGCGAATGCGTTTTCAACACGCTCAATGGTAACGTTGCGCTCGAACGGCGCGAAAAAAATCGTCTGAGCAAATACAAAACGACGCTACGTCGTATCGCGTCAAAGCGtggaagaataaaagaaagctaTTGGTACAACGAGGTGGATTCTTATCCTATATTATCGTTTCTCTATTAGAGGCCTTATTTTCGCGAATCATAGACAAGGTGACGGCTTAAAacacaagagagaaaataatatcgaatgTTATGAAAAGGgcgaaaaaaatggttttaatttctacggaAAATCTCGAGAGAATGCAGCGTCAATTGCATCAACCGACTACCGACTACGGCGCACCGCTCGTGGAAAACACACCGGACGAAAgcgcaaataataataataattataattccgtACGAACACCCGGAACCGCTCTATCCAGACTCGATGCGGAGATGAGTCGAATTCTTAATTCGCCCTATCCGAACGACGAAGCCGAGAGATGGAAGATGTACAAAGAGGTTCTTTGGCGATATCTTCACTTTGTACGAGTAGCACACGGACGACGAAATCAAGACGCGCGTAAcgccgaggaagaagaagaggaagaagacgcGATGGACACTCGCGAAGAAGTACCGCCGAGCGATCTCACGGACTCATTCGCTCCGGGCTCTAGTCGTACGAGAAGCCTCCCGAAAGAACACGACGTGAGTCTCGGGGTGATGAAAAGCGTCGAAAGAATAGTGGAAAGCGTACCGAAATCTTACCGTGCCGAAGCTCGCTTACTGACGAAACGCTTGCTCGATAAAGCATCGTCGACTAGAATTAACTGGGACGAAAAGGAGTCGTGATTATAGACGGTAACAtcgtaaaagattcaaatatctcagacctGATAAACGAGGGGATGCGCGATAGAAAAACCGTGAAAGCTGCGGGAAGAGTTCAGTTCGCGCGATTACTTCACGACTTGAACATTCCCTCCGCActagtgagaaataaaaaattattaacagccggttcttcgcaaaatatcgcgaaacttACCGGTCCTGCGGCGAGTTCCACTCCTCAGAGAAACACGGATTCTCCACCAGCGAGACGCCTGTTCGAATAGAGTAAATTGGAATGACGgctcttgaaaaattgtactacGATCCCGCGCATTATGCCGGCTATTCGGCTGTCGATAATCTGTTTCGCGCGGCGAATTTACCCCGTAACAATGTCGAGCGATAGCTCGAAGCGCAAGACACCTACACGCTGCATCGTCCATTGCGACGGAAATTTCCGCGAATGCATTACAACGTAACGAATATCGACGATCTGTGGGAGGCAGATTTGATCGAACTCCGAAATCTCAAAAGTTACAACGAGGGATATTCGTATTTACTCGTGATTATCGATGTACTTAGTAAATACGTCTGGGTAGAACCATTGCGCGACAAAACGAGTAATTCCGTAATGAGAGCTTTTCAGAACGTGCTCTCGAGAAGTAACGGACGCCCGTATACCTACAAACGGACAAGGGTAAAGAATTTGTCGGACGATCGCTACAAAAGtttttggaagaaaatgacATTCGTTTTCGCGTAGCCCGCAATCCGGATGTCAAAGCCGCCATCGTCGAGCGCTTCAACAGAACGTTGAAAGAACAAATGTGGCgttattttacgcataaaaataCACGACGTTACATCGATGTTTTGCAGAATATCGTAAACGCCTATAATCACACCCGTCATTCAAGCACCAGAATGCAACCGTATGCTGTTACGAGAGAAAATGCGCGTATCGCGCGTGAAAATATAACACGTCGATGGAGGAGCAACGGCGAAGCGAACGAAAAACGCCGAAAGGCTAAATACCACGTCGGTGATCACGATCGTATCAGTAGAGCAAAAGTCGtcttcgagaaaggatacgaGGCGCGGTGGAGTGAGgagatatttcgaattcaTCGCATACTCGATTGGCGAAAACCACGTGTGTACGAGCTGAGCGATTTAGCGGGAGAAGTCATAGACGGCATTTTTTACGAACAAGAATTGGCTCGGGTTGAGAAAAATTTGCAGGAGGAGTTTATCGTCGACCGTGTGATAAGAAGCCGGGGTCGCGgtaataatatgcaaatgcTGGTTAGCTGGCGTGGTTATCCCAGTAAGTTTGATTCTTGGATCCTTGCTTTGAGTTTAAGGGGTTATAACACCTTTGCGTAAGaaatttttcctctttttcattaatttttttcacatctaAGGAATAGAGTAATCAAAAAACAGATTTGAgggttaattttattatagtttttagttataaaatatatttttttaattaaaaaatactgaaaagaaTATCCTGTAGATGGCGTCAAAGATGACCCTTTGCGCTATGCCGGTCCAATCGGTGTGCAGGATTCCGGCTGACTGGTATGACATAgaacaaaaattcaaaacatCTCATATTCTCTGATAAATTTGCCTTGGAAGTACGTaggatttttgaaaaatattaatttttgtggaatttacagtaacttgaaaaaaagtatacaaatcTTCACTAAAAAAtcgtttataaaattgattcccaaaaaaaaactaacaatCCTATTAAAAAACGGCTACGTACttccgtaaaaaatttaatttggcGCAGGATAAGCTTTGTTTCAAGTTAATCCGATGTAAATTGTGGGAGCTACGCTGCACACCAATTTGAAAAATGGTGTTTTACAGAAATCGCATTTAAAGTTTTGTAACGAGAAAACTTGTAATTATTAGGAGCTCACCGTTAATCTGCAATGCCTGCACCATACAGTTGACcttctacatttatatacTCGTCATCTGTGGCCTTCCGAGCTGATGTCTGCTGCCTACGAGCTTCTTGAGCTTCCTTGGTCATGGCGCGCTCAGCTGCGCGGATCCGGCGTTCGTCTGTTTCAACGCAGAAATTGTAGCAAGTACTGccaattatcaaatttaagaCTTGCATAATTTCCATTATGCTGTGCAAACCATcgttaaaattgcaaacagcAATATTTGCGGCAATATCAACGATTGCTTTGTTACTATGAACAATTTTCGGTGCTATTGCCCACAGCACAGAATTGAAGCTCTCGTTGCTGTTTTGGGTAAACCCGCCAACACAGCGGGATAGCAACTCGTCTCGACTTAGTTCTTCATAAATTGGTTGAACAGCCTTAAAAACTTCATTATTCAAAGCTGCTTTGTGTTGGTAGTGATGTAATTCGTTGTGCGCTTTCGCCTGCTGCCAAGAACACCAAGAGTTTTCTCCGACTGGGCAACGGTCGTGCTGCGGTTCGCTGTCCGTGGAAATCTTGTGGAATAAAGTCGCCCATATTTCTCGTCTCATATCTTCAATGGAATTAGGATTTCTGCGAATAGCTAGACCATAATATATTGTCAACTCGTCGATCAGTTTGCCTGTCAATTTGCCTCTGCCTCCAAGacctcttatattttttttcaaattacgtAATCTCGTGCCCATACGTTTTTGAACGTGATctatacattcttttttacaaacattcaAATCATCATAAGGTTTCGAATCTAAAATGCCTTTGAATGTTTTGCTGTCCCCGTCACCGATGtaatgagaatattttaaattgtgcaatttttcgGACCGCTGAAACATTTCTATGACTGCGTCTACTTCCATCTTTCCCGACGAACCTTCGTGATTTCTTTCGCAGTTTGCTTCGTGATTTGCAGCCCATTCTTCATATTCGCTTGTATTTTGCTTTCCGTTCCACAAACTGCAGGCCTTACAGAATTTAGATTTCACTGCAATGTCGACGACTTTTCCCGTGCACCACCCTATTAGTGATACGACACCGAACAAAGACGAAAATCCCCTCTTTCTCCAGGTTCCGTCACCAGAAACTGTTATCCCGTCTATCTGTCCTCTTTCCAATGacatctctttttcttttgcagcTGCTCGTTTTATTGAAGTTCCACACACAGCATTAGTGGCAACACGaatgtttgaaattattt
This genomic window from Linepithema humile isolate Giens D197 chromosome 5, Lhum_UNIL_v1.0, whole genome shotgun sequence contains:
- the LOC105677981 gene encoding uncharacterized protein; the encoded protein is MPKKRIYANKKGSRASTSRASRSSIKRRQPLNRYSLEGETESVSTSAKKLKTSTDDYEIHVNKTFGYCFINFVTVFTSISQLIVCKTCGSNIKFEESSCRGLGFKIAVICEKCVPKYINSSPLINNHAYDINRRMVFTMRLLGIGINGIKKFCAFMCLPIPVYQSFYDKIISNIRVATNAVCGTSIKRAAAKEKEMSLERGQIDGITVSGDGTWRKRGFSSLFGVVSLIGWCTGKVVDIAVKSKFCKACSLWNGKQNTSEYEEWAANHEANCERNHEGSSGKMEVDAVIEMFQRSEKLHNLKYSHYIGDGDSKTFKGILDSKPYDDLNVCKKECIDHVQKRMGTRLRNLKKNIRGLGGRGKLTGKLIDELTIYYGLAIRRNPNSIEDMRREIWATLFHKISTDSEPQHDRCPVGENSWCSWQQAKAHNELHHYQHKAALNNEVFKAVQPIYEELSRDELLSRCVGGFTQNSNESFNSVLWAIAPKIVHSNKAIVDIAANIAVCNFNDGLHSIMEIMQVLNLIIGSTCYNFCVETDERRIRAAERAMTKEAQEARRQQTSARKATDDEYINVEGQLYGAGIAD